The Streptomyces sp. Mut1 genome window below encodes:
- a CDS encoding YrdB family protein, with protein MRERPAETAAANPTAGRPWWAANELLAFLLELVALACLFRWGFSLADNLAVRLLLGCAVLAAAIVLWALFAAPRARFRPPLAGVLAVKALVLGGSAFALYGVGHPTAAAVLGVLVVINTALSETFRRRVAPVP; from the coding sequence GTGCGCGAGAGACCGGCGGAGACGGCGGCGGCGAACCCGACGGCCGGGCGGCCCTGGTGGGCGGCCAACGAACTCCTCGCGTTCCTCCTGGAACTGGTGGCCCTGGCCTGTCTCTTCCGGTGGGGGTTCTCCCTCGCGGACAACCTGGCCGTCCGGCTCCTGCTCGGCTGCGCCGTGCTCGCGGCGGCCATCGTGCTGTGGGCGCTGTTCGCCGCACCGCGCGCCCGCTTCCGCCCGCCGCTCGCCGGAGTGCTGGCGGTCAAGGCACTGGTGCTCGGCGGGAGCGCCTTCGCGCTGTACGGGGTCGGGCACCCCACGGCCGCCGCGGTCCTGGGCGTCCTCGTCGTGATCAACACCGCCCTGTCGGAGACCTTCCGGCGCAGGGTCGCTCCGGTCCCGTAG
- a CDS encoding type 1 glutamine amidotransferase domain-containing protein, with translation MSGSDSKRRVLAIVTNYGVEQDELVVPVEHLRGRGAQVDVAALKKDDIETLVGDKDPGRTVRPDLTLDDVDPAAYDLLLVPGGTLNADTLRLQRTACDIVRSFTASGRPVAAICHGPWLLVETGSVRGKRLTSYASLQTDVRNAGGDWVDEPVVTDESGGWKLITSRDPGDLDPFRKEIDAALAGRP, from the coding sequence ATGAGCGGCAGCGACAGCAAGCGCAGGGTACTGGCCATCGTCACCAACTACGGCGTGGAGCAGGACGAACTCGTCGTCCCGGTCGAGCACCTGCGGGGACGGGGTGCCCAGGTCGATGTCGCCGCGCTGAAGAAGGACGACATCGAGACCCTCGTCGGCGACAAGGACCCCGGCAGGACCGTACGCCCCGATCTCACGCTCGACGACGTCGATCCGGCGGCGTACGACCTGCTGCTGGTGCCGGGCGGCACGCTGAACGCCGACACGCTGCGGCTTCAGCGCACGGCGTGCGACATCGTGCGGTCCTTCACCGCCTCCGGCCGCCCCGTCGCGGCCATCTGCCACGGCCCCTGGCTGCTGGTGGAGACCGGCAGCGTCCGAGGCAAGCGGCTCACCTCGTACGCCTCGTTGCAGACCGATGTGCGCAACGCGGGCGGCGACTGGGTGGACGAGCCCGTCGTCACGGACGAGTCGGGAGGCTGGAAGCTCATCACCTCGCGCGACCCGGGCGACCTGGACCCGTTCCGCAAGGAGATCGACGCCGCGCTCGCCGGGCGCCCCTGA
- a CDS encoding class II glutamine amidotransferase has protein sequence MCRWLAYSGTSVVLSDLLYKPEHSLIDQSLRSRMGVETTNGDGFGVGWYGPGGETPAIIRDTGPAWNNRNLRELASHVSSPLFFAHVRASTGTAVQQTNCHPFRHGRWLWMHNGEIADFHRLRRSLALELDPALFSALEGSTDSEVMFYLALTFGLDQDVPGAVARMAGFIERVGHDEGVEHPLQMTVAVSDGVRLWSFRYSSLHESRSLFHSSKAETVRALHPDLDFLRGVSDTTRLVVSEPLGGLPGVWKEVPESSYGVVQPGTDEFLPFVPEPF, from the coding sequence ATGTGCAGATGGCTGGCCTACTCCGGCACGAGTGTCGTGCTCAGCGATCTCCTCTACAAACCCGAGCACTCGCTCATCGACCAGAGCCTGCGCTCACGCATGGGCGTCGAGACGACCAACGGGGACGGTTTCGGCGTCGGATGGTACGGGCCCGGCGGGGAGACACCCGCGATCATCCGCGACACCGGGCCCGCCTGGAACAACCGCAACCTGCGTGAACTCGCTTCCCACGTCAGCTCGCCGCTGTTCTTCGCGCACGTGCGGGCGTCCACGGGCACGGCCGTCCAGCAGACGAACTGCCATCCCTTCCGGCACGGCCGGTGGCTGTGGATGCACAACGGGGAGATCGCCGACTTCCACCGCCTGCGCCGCAGCCTCGCCCTGGAGCTCGACCCGGCGCTGTTCTCCGCCCTGGAGGGGTCGACGGACTCCGAGGTGATGTTCTACCTCGCCCTGACGTTCGGGCTGGACCAGGACGTGCCGGGCGCGGTGGCGCGCATGGCCGGGTTCATCGAGCGTGTGGGGCACGACGAAGGGGTGGAGCACCCGCTGCAGATGACCGTGGCGGTGTCCGACGGCGTTCGGCTGTGGTCCTTTCGCTATTCGAGCCTCCATGAGTCCCGCTCGCTGTTCCACAGCAGCAAGGCGGAGACCGTACGCGCCCTCCACCCCGACCTGGACTTCCTGCGGGGCGTCTCCGACACCACCCGCCTGGTGGTGTCGGAGCCGCTGGGCGGCCTGCCCGGTGTGTGGAAGGAAGTGCCGGAGAGCAGCTACGGCGTCGTCCAGCCGGGTACGGACGAGTTCCTTCCCTTCGTGCCCGAACCCTTCTGA
- a CDS encoding catalase, which translates to MSEKKNPVSAAAEKIAGKVQDAISPGNELPGAPGSEAPQVEEPTKAREPLPPKHDQTGPDTYSPTGQPTGAPQDRVAQGGAYLTTAQGARLYDTDHSLKAGPRGPVLLQDHHLREKITHFDHERIPERVVHARGAAAHGVFRAYGAAAGITKAAFLAEGAETPVFVRFSTVLGSRGSADTVRDTRGFATKFYTDEGVFDLVGNNMPVFFIQDAIKFPDIIHAGKPHPDREIPQAQSAHDTFWDFVTLHTEATHHTLWNMSDRGIPRSYRMMEGFGIHTFRLVNAEGATTLVKFHWKPKLGVHSLVWEEAQLTAGMDPDFHRRDLADAIEAGAFPQWELGVQTFPDTEDEMFEGIDLLDPTKIVPEELAPVRPIGLMTLNANPSNYFAETEQVAFHVGHLVPGIDVSNDPLMQGRLFSYVDTQITRLGGPNFAQLPINRTHAPVNDMLRDGMHQTAVHRGVAPYRPNSLDGGCPFVAGADTGAYIEVPAEVPAARKVRDAAASFDDHFSQARLFWLSMTPTEREHIVAAYTFELGKCWEPAVKERGLRSLANIDPELCAQVARGLGLEAPEATVALASVEPSPALSQLGRTWPVDGRVIGIVTDGKTGLDAVREARGGILDAGMVPLVIAPTGGELAAGGDPVAVQRTFTTARSTEFDAVLLAGSPAPAADAYGARDAKTDDAAAARTGVDPRVLLLVTEAFRHGKAVGAWGDGATVLEKAGLAADAAGVVSGGAASTVLDGVAALLAGHRAWDRFPPAL; encoded by the coding sequence GTGAGCGAGAAGAAGAATCCGGTGTCAGCCGCCGCGGAGAAGATCGCGGGCAAGGTGCAGGACGCCATCAGCCCGGGCAACGAGCTGCCCGGCGCCCCCGGCTCCGAGGCCCCCCAGGTCGAGGAGCCCACGAAGGCGCGCGAGCCGTTGCCGCCCAAGCACGACCAGACCGGCCCCGACACGTACAGCCCCACCGGGCAGCCGACCGGCGCCCCGCAGGACAGGGTGGCCCAGGGCGGCGCGTACCTCACCACCGCGCAGGGTGCGCGCCTGTACGACACCGACCACTCGCTGAAGGCCGGTCCCCGGGGGCCGGTGCTGCTCCAGGACCATCACCTGCGGGAGAAGATCACCCACTTCGATCACGAGCGCATCCCGGAGCGGGTGGTGCACGCCCGTGGGGCCGCCGCGCACGGGGTGTTCCGGGCCTATGGCGCGGCGGCGGGCATCACCAAGGCCGCCTTCCTCGCCGAGGGCGCCGAGACGCCCGTGTTCGTGCGCTTCTCCACCGTGCTCGGCTCGCGCGGCTCCGCCGACACGGTGCGCGACACCCGGGGGTTCGCGACGAAGTTCTACACCGATGAGGGCGTGTTCGACCTGGTCGGCAACAACATGCCGGTGTTCTTCATCCAGGACGCGATCAAGTTCCCCGACATCATCCACGCCGGCAAACCGCACCCGGACCGTGAGATCCCGCAGGCGCAGAGCGCGCACGACACGTTCTGGGACTTCGTCACCCTGCACACCGAGGCGACCCACCACACCCTGTGGAACATGTCGGACCGGGGCATCCCGCGTTCGTACCGGATGATGGAGGGCTTCGGCATCCACACGTTCCGGCTGGTCAACGCCGAGGGCGCGACCACGCTGGTGAAGTTCCACTGGAAGCCGAAGCTGGGGGTGCACTCGCTGGTGTGGGAGGAGGCGCAGCTCACCGCGGGCATGGACCCGGACTTCCACCGGCGTGACCTGGCCGACGCGATCGAGGCGGGCGCCTTCCCCCAGTGGGAGCTGGGGGTGCAGACGTTCCCCGACACCGAGGACGAGATGTTCGAGGGGATCGACCTGCTGGACCCGACGAAGATCGTTCCGGAGGAGCTGGCGCCGGTCCGCCCGATCGGTCTGATGACCCTGAACGCGAACCCGTCCAACTATTTCGCCGAGACCGAGCAGGTCGCCTTCCACGTCGGCCATCTGGTTCCGGGGATCGACGTCAGCAACGACCCGCTGATGCAGGGGCGTCTCTTCTCGTACGTCGACACGCAGATCACCCGGCTCGGCGGGCCCAACTTCGCGCAGCTGCCGATCAACCGGACCCACGCGCCGGTCAACGACATGCTGCGTGACGGCATGCACCAGACGGCCGTGCACCGGGGCGTCGCCCCGTACCGGCCGAACTCGCTGGACGGCGGCTGCCCGTTCGTCGCGGGCGCGGACACCGGCGCGTACATCGAGGTCCCCGCCGAGGTCCCGGCGGCACGCAAGGTGCGGGACGCGGCGGCCTCCTTCGACGACCACTTCAGCCAGGCGCGGCTGTTCTGGCTCAGCATGACGCCGACGGAGCGCGAGCACATCGTCGCCGCGTACACCTTCGAACTCGGCAAGTGCTGGGAGCCGGCGGTCAAGGAGCGGGGGCTCAGGTCGCTCGCCAACATCGACCCGGAGCTGTGTGCGCAGGTCGCGCGGGGGCTGGGCCTGGAGGCACCGGAGGCGACGGTGGCCCTGGCGTCGGTCGAGCCGAGCCCCGCGCTGTCCCAGCTGGGCCGCACCTGGCCGGTCGACGGCCGGGTGATCGGCATCGTCACCGACGGGAAGACCGGTCTGGACGCCGTGCGGGAGGCGCGCGGGGGCATCCTGGACGCCGGAATGGTCCCGCTGGTCATCGCGCCGACGGGCGGCGAGCTGGCGGCCGGCGGCGACCCGGTCGCCGTGCAGCGCACCTTCACCACCGCCCGGTCGACCGAGTTCGACGCGGTCCTCCTGGCCGGGTCCCCCGCTCCGGCCGCCGACGCCTACGGGGCCCGCGACGCCAAGACCGACGACGCCGCGGCCGCGCGTACCGGCGTCGACCCGCGCGTCCTGCTCCTGGTCACCGAGGCGTTCCGCCACGGCAAGGCCGTCGGCGCCTGGGGCGACGGGGCGACGGTGCTGGAGAAGGCCGGCCTGGCCGCGGACGCGGCCGGGGTCGTGTCGGGCGGCGCCGCGTCCACCGTGCTGGACGGCGTCGCCGCGCTTCTCGCGGGTCACCGTGCGTGGGACCGCTTCCCGCCGGCCCTGTGA